From the Arthrobacter sp. PM3 genome, one window contains:
- a CDS encoding P-II family nitrogen regulator, translated as MKLITAIVRPEKLEAIREGLEAYGVQGLTVSAASGYGRQRGYTEVYRGAEYNVDLLPKIRVEVLATDEQADDILDVIIASSNTGRAGDGKVWTMDVFEAVRVRTGERGAAAI; from the coding sequence ATGAAACTGATCACGGCAATCGTCCGTCCGGAAAAGCTTGAGGCAATCCGCGAAGGCCTGGAAGCCTACGGCGTGCAGGGCCTCACGGTCAGTGCGGCCAGCGGCTACGGCCGGCAGCGCGGCTACACCGAGGTGTACCGCGGTGCTGAATACAACGTGGACCTCCTGCCCAAGATCCGGGTCGAAGTACTGGCCACCGACGAACAGGCCGACGACATCCTCGATGTCATCATCGCCAGTTCAAACACCGGCCGGGCCGGCGACGGAAAGGTCTGGACGATGGATGTGTTCGAGGCCGTCAGGGTCCGCACCGGGGAGCGCGGCGCGGCGGCCATCTAG
- a CDS encoding ammonium transporter: MELTAGLVWLLVAAALVLFMTPGLAFFYGGMTRAKSALNMMMMSFVAIGTVGIMWVLWGASMATSNEDNFFQIFANPFSHFGLHGFTDPADLLKVGYAATFAIITVALISGAVADRAKFSAWVVFTPIWATLVYAPMAFMVWGGGLFSADGWFGQTFAPVIDFAGGTVVHINAGVAGLILVLIIGNRKGFGKDPNHRPHNIPFVMLGAAILWFGWFGFNAGAAATVEQAGLIWINTLAAPAAAMLGWLAVERFRDGHPTSLGAASGVVAGLVAITPACANVSPLGAIALGVAAGVASALAVGLKFKFGYDDSLDVVGVHLVAGVVGTVAIGFLATPTQGAAGLFYGGGTTQLVAQSLAALMSIVFTAIMTFVIAFPIHKLMGFRVSQEQEVVGVDLSLHAETAYEFGVGGHGGSFQPLHEIITGKTGEDAVLAAPVDATSNGKKNATGKESVGA, translated from the coding sequence ATGGAACTCACCGCAGGTCTCGTTTGGCTCCTGGTCGCCGCGGCACTCGTGCTGTTCATGACCCCGGGCCTGGCATTCTTCTACGGCGGCATGACGCGTGCCAAGTCGGCTTTGAACATGATGATGATGAGCTTCGTCGCAATCGGAACCGTTGGCATCATGTGGGTTCTGTGGGGCGCTTCGATGGCGACGAGCAACGAGGACAACTTCTTCCAGATCTTCGCCAACCCGTTCAGCCACTTCGGCCTCCACGGCTTCACCGACCCGGCCGACCTGCTCAAGGTCGGCTACGCGGCCACGTTCGCCATTATCACGGTGGCCCTGATCTCCGGTGCGGTCGCGGACCGTGCCAAGTTCTCCGCCTGGGTGGTCTTCACCCCGATCTGGGCCACGCTCGTCTACGCTCCGATGGCGTTCATGGTCTGGGGCGGCGGCCTCTTCTCTGCTGACGGCTGGTTCGGCCAGACGTTCGCGCCGGTCATCGACTTCGCCGGCGGCACCGTGGTCCACATCAACGCCGGCGTCGCGGGCCTGATCCTGGTCCTGATCATCGGCAACCGCAAGGGCTTCGGCAAAGACCCGAACCACCGCCCGCACAACATCCCGTTCGTGATGCTCGGCGCCGCGATCCTGTGGTTCGGCTGGTTCGGTTTCAACGCCGGTGCCGCTGCCACTGTTGAACAGGCCGGCCTGATCTGGATCAACACCCTGGCCGCCCCGGCCGCCGCCATGCTCGGCTGGCTCGCCGTCGAACGCTTCCGCGACGGTCACCCGACCTCCCTCGGTGCCGCCTCGGGGGTCGTCGCCGGCCTCGTGGCCATCACGCCGGCCTGCGCCAACGTCTCCCCGCTCGGTGCGATCGCCCTCGGCGTTGCCGCCGGTGTGGCCTCGGCGCTCGCCGTCGGCCTGAAGTTCAAGTTCGGCTACGACGATTCGCTCGACGTCGTCGGCGTGCACCTGGTCGCCGGTGTTGTCGGCACCGTGGCCATCGGTTTCCTGGCCACCCCGACCCAGGGCGCTGCCGGCCTCTTCTACGGCGGCGGCACCACCCAGCTCGTCGCCCAGAGCCTCGCGGCCCTGATGTCCATCGTCTTCACCGCGATCATGACGTTCGTCATCGCCTTCCCGATCCACAAGCTCATGGGCTTCCGGGTCTCCCAGGAGCAGGAAGTCGTGGGTGTTGACCTCAGCCTGCACGCCGAGACCGCGTACGAGTTCGGCGTCGGCGGCCACGGCGGCAGCTTCCAGCCGCTGCACGAGATCATCACGGGCAAGACGGGCGAGGACGCGGTCCTGGCAGCTCCGGTGGACGCCACGTCCAACGGCAAGAAGAACGCAACGGGTAAGGAAAGTGTGGGGGCATGA
- a CDS encoding MFS transporter: MSNTPRPAGEAASTVPSRAQGRARLPRDIKVMLVAAFLIAIGFGLVAPVLPQFATTFDVGATAAAVIVSIFAFMRLVFAPAGGALIVRLGERPVYVAGLLIVAASTAACAFAQDYWQLLVFRGLGGAGSVMFTVASMALVVRLAPPESRGRVSGAYASAFLIGNVCGPIVGGLLAGFGLRVPFLAYAAALLLAALVVQTQLSHIPAAARQDGAAAPAMELKDALRDSAYRAGLFSSFANGWATFGVRMATVPLFAVAALGAGPESAGWALAVFAGGNAVALTFSGRLADNLGRKPLLLAGLLVTGTATAAIGFTHQLPWFLLASACAGIGSGLLGPAQQAAIADVIGNERSGGRVLAVFQMASDSGAIVGPVVAGLLADRLGYGWAFGVTGGMLLAAAAVWLPARETFRRSAGSSGLG; encoded by the coding sequence ATGAGCAACACCCCACGCCCCGCCGGCGAAGCCGCGTCCACAGTGCCTTCCCGGGCGCAGGGCCGGGCCCGGCTGCCCCGGGACATCAAGGTGATGCTGGTCGCCGCGTTCCTGATCGCCATTGGTTTTGGCCTCGTCGCGCCGGTCTTGCCCCAGTTCGCGACCACTTTCGACGTCGGCGCGACGGCGGCGGCCGTGATCGTGAGCATCTTTGCGTTCATGCGGCTCGTCTTCGCCCCGGCCGGCGGCGCCTTGATCGTCAGGCTGGGCGAACGGCCCGTCTACGTCGCCGGCCTGCTCATCGTGGCGGCGTCGACGGCGGCCTGCGCGTTCGCGCAGGACTACTGGCAGCTGTTGGTCTTCCGCGGGCTCGGCGGCGCCGGGTCGGTGATGTTCACCGTGGCGTCCATGGCGCTCGTGGTCCGGCTCGCTCCGCCGGAAAGCCGGGGCCGCGTGTCCGGGGCCTACGCCTCGGCGTTCCTGATCGGCAACGTCTGCGGCCCGATCGTCGGCGGCCTGCTCGCCGGGTTCGGCCTGCGGGTGCCGTTCCTCGCCTACGCCGCGGCCCTGCTGCTCGCGGCGCTTGTGGTGCAGACCCAGCTCAGCCACATCCCTGCCGCCGCACGGCAGGACGGCGCCGCGGCCCCGGCGATGGAGTTGAAGGACGCGCTGCGGGACAGCGCGTACCGGGCCGGCCTCTTTTCGAGCTTTGCCAACGGCTGGGCCACCTTCGGCGTGCGGATGGCGACAGTGCCGCTGTTCGCCGTCGCGGCCCTCGGCGCCGGACCGGAGTCCGCCGGCTGGGCCCTGGCCGTGTTTGCCGGCGGCAACGCGGTGGCCCTGACGTTCTCCGGCCGGCTCGCGGACAACCTCGGCCGCAAGCCGCTCCTGCTGGCCGGGCTGCTCGTCACCGGCACGGCCACGGCGGCCATCGGGTTCACGCACCAGCTGCCCTGGTTCCTGCTGGCCTCCGCCTGTGCCGGCATCGGCTCCGGGCTGCTGGGACCGGCGCAGCAGGCCGCCATCGCGGACGTCATCGGCAACGAGCGCTCCGGCGGCCGCGTGCTCGCCGTCTTCCAGATGGCCTCGGACAGCGGTGCGATCGTCGGCCCCGTGGTGGCCGGACTGCTGGCGGACCGGCTCGGCTACGGCTGGGCCTTCGGCGTTACCGGCGGCATGCTGCTGGCCGCCGCGGCCGTGTGGCTGCC